Genomic DNA from Mycobacterium stomatepiae:
TGCGGTTGGCGCTGTGCCACCACTGCGTCGCGGTGTGTTTCGACACCGCAGAACGTGAGCCGGGGCGAGTCTCCGTCGTCACCGATTCGGAGTCCTCTTCTAACGACTCGCCCGGATCCGGATCGCGCGGCGCGAGTTCCACCTGGCAAGGGTAAGTAGTTTCACCGAAGCCCGGCAATGACGCCCGTCCGGTCTGTGTCGGACGTCGCACCGAACCGACTGATCACGACGTTGCCACACCCCTGCGGAAACTCGGTAACAGCTTCGCGTGGCGCGCGCCGAAAACGTAGACAACGTGTGTTGTCAAAGTTATCGTGAGCTCAGTCAGCAAGTAGGAGGTCGTGATGACTACCGCATCGACCACATCGGCTGATCCGCTCGGCCCAGATTCGCCGACCTGGAAGTACTTTGGCGACCTGCGCACCGGAATGATGGGCGTCTGGATCGGGGCGATCCAGAACATGTACCCACAGCTCGGCGCGGGCGTCGAGGAGCATTCGATCCTGCTGCGCGAACCGCTGCAGCGGGTCGCCCGATCGGTGTACCCGATCATGGGCGTGGTTTACGACGGCGAGCGCGCGGCGCTGACCGGCGAGCAGATCAAGCACTATCACGGCACCATCAAGGGAATTGATGCCGACGGGCGCCGCTACCACGCCCTGAACCCCGAGACCTTCTACTGGGCGCACGCCACCTTCTTCATGCTCATCGTCAAGGTCGCCGAATACTTCTGCGGTGGTCTGACCGAAGCCGAAAAACGCCAGCTGTTCGACGAACATGTGCAGTGGTACCGGATGTACGGCATGAGCATGCGGCCGGTGCCCAAATCCTGGGAGGAGTTCCAGGAGTACTGGGACCGGGTCTGCCGCGACGAGCTGGAGATCAACCAGGCGACGCTGGACATCTTCAGGATTCGCATCCCGAAGCCGAAGTTCGTCCTGATGCCCACGCCCATCTGGGACCAGATCTTCAAGCCGCTGGTGGCCGGTCAACGCTGGATTGCGGCCGGCCTCTTCGAGCCCGCGGTGCGGGAAAAGGCGGGCATGCGCTGGACGCCGGGCGACGAGATCTTGCTGCGGGTTTTCGGCAAGTTGATCGCGCTGGCGTTCCTGGCGGTGCCCGACGAAATTCGCCTGCACCCGCGGGCGCTGGCCGCCTACCGGCGCGCCGAGGGCCGGGTCCCGATCGACGCGCCGCTGGTCGAGGCGCCCGAGTTCATGGCGCCGCCGCGCGATCGCCGCGGGCTGCCGATGCACTACTTTCCCCCGCACAAATCGTTGATCGAGCGGGCCGGATCGCTAGTGCACACCACGCTCTCGCTGGCCGGGCTGCGACCCGCCGGGGGCCGTAAAAGAGCAGCCTAGAAACGCTGCAGCACACCGAGCGCCTGCGCGCTCTGGTACAGGCAGATCGCTGCGGCGGCAGCAACATTCAGGCTCTCCGCGCCGCCCGACATCGGGATGCGCACGCGATGGTCGGCCTGGTCGGTGATCTCTTCGGGCAGACCATGCGATTCCGGACCGAACAGCCACGCGGTCGGGTTGCTCAACAGCGCGTCGGCCTCGTCCAGGCGGGTGCCGCCATCGACGGTGGTGGCCAGCGCCTGCAGCCCGGCGGCACGCAGCGCGCCCAGCACCGCGTCGATGTCAGGTTCGGCGATGACCGGAAGCGAGAAGATGCTGCCGGCCGACGCGCGCAGGCACTTGCCGTTGTACGGGTCGACGCTGTGCCCGGCGAGAATCACCGCTGCGGCGCCCATCGCGTCGGCGAGCCGGATCAGCGTGCCCGCGTTGCCCGGCTCGCTGATCTCGACGGCCACCGCGACCAGCCGTGGCGACCCGGCCAGCGCCTGGCTCAGTCCGGTCGCAGGCATGTCGCACACGGCCACCAGCCCCGCTGGAGTAACGGTGTCGGACAAG
This window encodes:
- a CDS encoding TrmH family RNA methyltransferase gives rise to the protein MLTERSARVAAAVKLHRHVVRRRSNQFLAEGQNLVEAASARGLVREVFATELAAQRHAPLLAGQQGPVHVVTDRAAKALSDTVTPAGLVAVCDMPATGLSQALAGSPRLVAVAVEISEPGNAGTLIRLADAMGAAAVILAGHSVDPYNGKCLRASAGSIFSLPVIAEPDIDAVLGALRAAGLQALATTVDGGTRLDEADALLSNPTAWLFGPESHGLPEEITDQADHRVRIPMSGGAESLNVAAAAAICLYQSAQALGVLQRF
- a CDS encoding oxygenase MpaB family protein, which encodes MTTASTTSADPLGPDSPTWKYFGDLRTGMMGVWIGAIQNMYPQLGAGVEEHSILLREPLQRVARSVYPIMGVVYDGERAALTGEQIKHYHGTIKGIDADGRRYHALNPETFYWAHATFFMLIVKVAEYFCGGLTEAEKRQLFDEHVQWYRMYGMSMRPVPKSWEEFQEYWDRVCRDELEINQATLDIFRIRIPKPKFVLMPTPIWDQIFKPLVAGQRWIAAGLFEPAVREKAGMRWTPGDEILLRVFGKLIALAFLAVPDEIRLHPRALAAYRRAEGRVPIDAPLVEAPEFMAPPRDRRGLPMHYFPPHKSLIERAGSLVHTTLSLAGLRPAGGRKRAA